A genomic segment from Cutaneotrichosporon cavernicola HIS019 DNA, chromosome: 7b encodes:
- a CDS encoding uncharacterized protein (Protein similar to CwfJ C-terminus 2) produces the protein MSPQQTEALKILAIGAPLSELDLLAQKVTAINSKHGPFDACVVVGDLFKADSDGSELDGVALPVPTYWTVGKNMLPQRVLETLAKGPEVAPNLVYLGKSSVFTTAQGLKIAVAGGVYDPAMYESGANPGPYTPVITQNSIAQLLSHKEISGLSQDSMLEAAKEKASALPPAFHGVDIFITTSPPPSLSLLSPSFPSSGISLATAAPPLAELVKLSRPRYLFWADGDGFWEREPFGWPGSKSDERWTRAVKLGALGAVGKGPGKPARWFYATSLPPQTPSTKPPVRPGNASPNPFTMPSGGGSSKRQAEDSNGVDGAKRIKSEPGPPPEDYTCKICNVQGHWIQDCPQKASMDPSKPPPGYVCNVCKSTEHYIRECPQRELERVRGPRPPPAGYVCKACGKAEDHYIKDCPVVKERDANRNRNKKDLGPAECWFCLSNPKVTKHLIVGIGSETYVTLPKGQLIPTHGKEKPLVPGGGHVLIIPIAHHPTLLSIPTADAMEIITEIESYKSALRQCYAQYSSVPVFFEVGRLAGRGGHAHVQVVPVPSDMADKVFDAFTKAGKSYGLNWEDDPERALSQVGPAGNYFKVECPGGRKMVHLLRNNFDLQFGRKVLAELLDIDDRGNWQDCIQSDAEDKEDALKFKAALKPFLPK, from the exons ATGTCGCCTCAACAGACAGAGGCACTCAAAAT TCTCGCGATCGGCGCGCCGCTCTCCGAGCTagacctcctcgcgcaAAAGGTCACGGCGATCAACTCGAAGCACGGGCCATTCGATGCGTGTGTTGTCGTGGGAGATCTCTTCAAGGCCGACAGTGACGGAAGCGAGCTAGATGGTGTAGCGC tgcCGGTGCCGACGTACTGGACCGTGGGGAAGAATATGCTTCCCCAGCGCGTACTTGAGACGCTCGCAAAGGGGCCTGAGGTTGCTCCCAATCTCGTCTATCTCG GCAAGTCTAGCGTCTTTACCACTGCTCAGGGGCTCAAGATTGCAGTCGCTGGCGGTGTGTACGACCCGGCTATGTACGAGTCTGGCGCAAACCCTGGCCCGTACACGCCCGTGATTACGCAGAACTCTATTGCGCAGCTCCTCTCGCACAAAGAGATCTCCGGGTTATCTCAGGACTCGATGCTGGAGGCGgcgaaggagaaggcgagCGCTCTTCCCCCAGCGTTCCACGGTGTTGACATCTTCATCACtacctcgccaccaccttcTCTCAGCCTCCTTTCGCCTTCTTTCCCGTCCTCTGGCATCTCCCTAGCCACGGCTGCGCCACCTCTCGCCGAACTTGTTAAGCTCTCGCGCCCACGTTACCTCTTCTGGGCTGACGGGGATGGTTTCTGGGAGCGCGAGCCGTTTGGCTGGCCTGGGAGTAAAAGCGACGAGCGCTGGACGCGTGCCGTGAAGCTTGGTGCGTTGGGTGCTGTTGGCAAGGGGCCAGGGAAGCCTGCGCGC TGGTTCTATGCGACTAGTCTTCCGCCCCAGACGCCTAGTACTAAGCCTCCAGTCCGTCCTGGCAACGCATCGCCAAACCCTTTTACAATGCCGTCTGGTGGCGGCTCGAGCAAACGCCAGGCGGAGGACTCGAACGGAGTTGACGGCGCCAAGCGCATCAAGTCTGAACCTGGGCCACCCCCCGAGGACTATACCTGCAAGATCTGCAATGTGCAGGGC cacTGGATCCAGGACTGCCCGCAGAAGGCCTCGATGGACCCGTCCAAGCCTCCTCCTGGCTACGTCTGCAACGTCTGCAAATCT ACCGAGCATTACATCCGCGAATGTCCTCaacgcgagctcgagcgagTCCGTGGTCCCCGGCCTCCACCTGCGGGATACGTCTGCAAGGCGTGCGGCAAGGCGGAGGACCACTATATCAAGGACTGCCCTGTGGTCAAGGAGCGCGATGCGAATCGCAACCGGAATAAGAAGGACCTCGGTCCTGCCGAGT GCTGGTTTTGTTTGAGTAATCCCAAGGTCACCAAGCACCTCATCGTCGGCATCGGCTCAGAGACATACGTGACACTGCCGAAGGGTCAGCTCATCCCCACGCacggcaaggagaagccTCTGGTCCCGGGTGGTGGTCACGTCCTC attATCCCCATCGCACACCACCCCACGCTCCTTTCCATTCCTACGGCTGACGCCATGGAGATCATCACCGAGATCGAGTCGTACAAGTCGGCTCTTCGTCAGTGCTACGCACAGTACAGCTCAGTTCCCGTGTtcttcgaggtcggccgCCTGGCTGGCCGCGGAGGACACGCACATGTGCAGGTCGTCCCTGTGCCGAGTGATATGGCGGACAAGGTCTTTGACGCGTTCACCAAGGCAGGCAAGTCGTACGGGTTGAACTGGGAAGACGATCCCGAGCGCGCACTTTCGCAAGTCGGCCCTGCTGGTAACTACTTCAAGGTCGAGTGCCCCGGCGGGCGCAAGATGGTGCACCTGCTCAGGAACAACTTTGACCTGCAGTTTGGGCG TAAGGTTCTCGCTGAGTTGCTTGACATCGATGACCGCGGCAACTGGCAGGACTGCATTCAGTCCGACGCCGAAgacaaggaggacgcgctcaagtTCAAGGCGGCTCTGAAGCCGTTCCTCCCGAAGTAA
- the FMN1 gene encoding uncharacterized protein (Riboflavin kinase), with product MSDLAPVAAMAPTSRENRPEIVGPDTPEAPYPLELFGSVTKGFGRGARFLGIPTANLPDSSLGPLNALSLTGIYYGFARVHPTLSTPLPTAAPTPALTPSQSTTYLPDLAAARINTSYHPPAPKGMGSHPLTADAIASMPAHTAPYPPESAPATPGGVSTKVRRLAEEDGKVWPMVMSVGWNPYFKNEKITAEVHIMHPFKHDFYGHEMSVLVLGYIRPELDYISKDALIADIQFDVKVALNGLARPAYAECANSAFLTGSPQPPVDQTSENET from the exons ATGTCAGACCTCGCCCCAGTCGCGGCCATGGCGCCCACGTCGCGCGAGAACCGCCCCGAGATTGTCGGCCCCGACACCCCAGAGGCGCCCTACCCCCTCGAGCTGTTCGGTTCAGTGACAAAGGGCTTTGGGCGCGGCGCACGCTTCCTGGGCATCCCGACTG CCAACCTCCCCGACTCCTCCCTTGGTCCCCTCAacgccctctccctcacGGGCATCTACTACGGTTTCGCCCGCGTCCACCCAACCCTCTCAACGCCTTTACCCACGGCGGCACCCACTCCGGCGCTCACCCCTTCCCAGTCCACCACTTACCTTCCCGACCTAGCTGCAGCCCGTATTAACACTTCTTACCATCCCCCGGCACCAAAGGGCATGGGCTCGCACCCCCTCACGGCTGACGCGATCGCCAGCATGCCCGCCCACACCGCCCCTTATCCCCCCGAGAGTGCGCCTGCAACCCCCGGTGGGGTCAGTACCAAAGTCCGGCGGCtggcagaggaggacggcaaggtgTGGCCCATGGTCATGAGTGTCGGGTGGAACCCATACTTTAAGAACGAGAAGATTACCGCG GAAGTCCACATCATGCACCCGTTCAAGCACGACTTTTACGGGCATGAAATgagcgtcctcgtcctcggctACATCCGCCCAGAACTCGACTACATCTCCAAAG ATGCGCTCATCGCCGACATCCAGTTTGACGTTAAGGTCGCTCTCAACGGCCTTGCGCGGCCCGCCTACGCAGAGTGCGCAAACTCCGCCTTCCTCACGGGATCACCGCAGCCACCTGTGGACCAGACAAGCGAGAATGAGACGTAG
- the RIB5 gene encoding uncharacterized protein (Lumazine binding domain) yields the protein MFTGLVEHLATITHIEPATANTEHILTLGHAAPILDDCHEGDSICVNGACLTVLTFDTDSFKVGMAPETLRRTNLGELKVGDKVNCERAMAAKSRFGGHVVQGHVDAVATIKSVVPDGASLRFTFAFAEEAAHLMPYVVEKGFVTVDGASLTLTGVNDADLSFGIMLIAHSQGKLTLTGKKAGDAVNIEVDCVGKYILGHESRMAGLVERVVDRRLAELGLLNPRQL from the exons ATGTTCACCGGCCTT GTTGAGCACCTCGCCACGATCACGCACATCGAGCCCGCCACGGCTAACACCGAGCATATTCTTACGCTCGGCCATGCAGCACCGATCCTCGATGACTGTCATGAGGGCGACAGTATCTGCGTCAACGGCGCGTGCCTCACCGTCCTTACGTTTGATACTGACAGCTTCAAGGTCGGTATGGCGCCCGAGACGCTTCGTCGCACCAACCTCGGCGAACTCAAGGTCGGAGACAAGGTCAACTGCGAGCGCGCGATGGCTGCCAAGAGCCGCTTTGGAGGGCATGTCGTCCAGGGCCACGTTGATGCTGTCGCTACTATCAAGAGTGTCGTTCCGGACGGTGCAAGCTTGAGGTTTACCTTTGCTTTTGCAGAGGAGGCCGCACACCTCATGCCCTACGTCGTCGAAAAGGGTTTCGTCACGGTCGACGGCGCATCTCTGACCCTTACAGGGGTTAACGACGCCGACCTTAGCTTTGGCATCATGCTCATTGCCCACTCCCAGGGCAAGCTTACCCTCACCGGCAAGAAGGCTGGGGACGCCGTGAacatcgaggtcgactgTGTCGGCAAGTACATCCTCGGCCACGAGAGCCGGATGGctggcctcgtcgagcgcgtcgtcgaccgccGGTTGGctgagctcggcctcctcaacccccgGCAACTGTAG
- a CDS encoding uncharacterized protein (RNA recognition motif): MSERGRSRSPKPLTPSPGRDVSMSPEPEPEPPARPLAVVVVEGLSKNVGRAHLQEIFGEYGRVTGLDLPLFKVSGLNQGKAAIEFDRAAAAHDAVRCMNGGVLDGNVLKVQLSSHPLPSPQPSPIRSPKRSASRSRSPIRGGRSISPPRRAPPQRSRSPPRRPPPRSRSPPRRGPPRSRSPYRRRSPSPVRRSPSPPTRRPPAYGPNARGRGGYGGNGGYGGRFRDRSPPPHMRRGPPIRRPSPDYEPQPYAPSQSQLEPQSSPVDEQVALAK; this comes from the exons ATGTCGGAACGcggccgctcgcgctccccCAAGCCACTCACGCCCAGCCCGGGCAGGGACGTATCCATGTCGCCTGAGCCTGAGCCTGAGCCTCCCGCCCGTCCGCTTGCcgtcgtggtcgtcgagggcctGTCGAAGAACGTGGGCCGGGCACACCTTCAGGAGATCTTTGGCGAATACGGGCGTGTGACGGGTCTCGACCTGCCGCTGTTCAAGGTCT ccgGACTCAACCAGGGCAAAGCGGCCATCGAGTTCGACCGCGCCGCAGCAGCCCACGACGCAGTGCGCTGCATGAATGgcggcgtgctcgacgGCAACGTCCTCAAGGTCCAGCTCTCGTCacaccctctcccctcgCCTCAGCCAAGCCCGATCCGCTCCCCCAAGCGCTCAGCCTCACGCTCTCGCTCCCCCATCCGTGGGGGGCGGTCGATCTCGCCTCcccgtcgcgcgcctccacAGCGCTCGCGTTCGCCACCCCGCCGACCACCACCCCGCTCGCGTTCACCTCCCCGACGGGGCCCACCTCGCTCGCGTTCGCCctaccgccgccgcagcccaTCACCAGTTCGGCGttccccctctccccctaCCCGCCGTCCCCCTGCCTATGGTCCTAACGCAcgtgggcgcggcggctATGGAGGCAACGGAGGCTATGGAGGAAGGTTCCGTGACCGctccccaccaccgcaCATGCGTCGTGGACCGCCCATCCGCCGCCCCAGCCCTGACTAT GAGCCGCAGCCCTATGCGCCGTCGCAGTCCCAGTTGGAGCCGCAGTCATCGCCGGTCGATGAgcaggtcgcgctcgccaagtAA